The following coding sequences are from one Clostridioides difficile ATCC 9689 = DSM 1296 window:
- the cplR gene encoding ABC-F type ribosomal protection protein CplR (Contributes to intrinsic pleuromutilin, lincosamide and streptogramin A resistance.): protein MLLVKVENLKKYYADKLILDIDKLEILENDKIGLVGSNGQGKTTLLKAILGEIEIDEGYTYLTESYSYISQSENNIETCGHSKEKSLLNAPDKFEEHLSGGEKVKLKIADALSNKKNIIIADEPTSNLDKKSIGVLEDMFKRHEGALLLISHDRRFLDELCTTILELEDGKLKAYKGNYTDYLMQKDEEVKRADFEYQEYVKEKKRLEKALLYKKALSEGIRKTPKRMGNSEARLHKMGGQTNKKKLDSNVKAIKSRIDKLEVKNKPKVSKEMNIKIQDGMEIISKNLVEIKDMTLKLENKLLLDNVSFKIKRGKKIALLGDNGCGKSTLIKEILADKNDNIKINNKVKVGYFDQNQSLLDEKKSVLYNTKVNSSFDESFIRINLSLFGFKGDDVYKKVKVLSGGEKVKIALCKIILEDNNFLVFDEPTNYLDIKSMEALEKALINTDKTMLIVSHDRVFVSHICNYIIEIKDAKIREFDCNYDEYIISRNKKTPSRENQIKKENLLVLENRLTTVISMLSIEKDNLKKELYESEYNELLKQITKLKNSF from the coding sequence ATGTTGTTAGTAAAAGTAGAGAATTTAAAGAAATATTATGCAGATAAATTAATTTTGGATATAGATAAACTTGAAATATTAGAAAATGACAAAATAGGTCTAGTTGGTTCAAATGGTCAAGGAAAAACAACATTATTAAAAGCAATATTGGGAGAAATAGAAATTGATGAAGGATATACTTACCTTACAGAAAGCTATTCTTATATAAGTCAGAGTGAAAATAATATTGAAACATGTGGTCATAGTAAGGAGAAGAGTCTTTTAAATGCTCCAGATAAATTTGAAGAACACTTATCAGGAGGGGAAAAGGTTAAGTTAAAAATAGCAGATGCGCTGAGTAATAAGAAAAATATCATAATAGCTGATGAGCCAACTTCAAACTTAGATAAAAAAAGCATTGGGGTTTTGGAAGATATGTTTAAAAGGCATGAGGGAGCATTATTATTAATATCTCATGATAGACGTTTTCTGGATGAGTTATGTACAACTATATTAGAACTAGAAGATGGAAAACTAAAAGCTTACAAAGGCAATTACACTGATTATTTAATGCAAAAAGATGAAGAAGTAAAAAGAGCTGATTTTGAGTATCAAGAATATGTTAAAGAGAAAAAAAGGCTTGAAAAAGCTCTTTTATATAAAAAAGCTTTAAGTGAGGGCATAAGAAAAACACCAAAAAGAATGGGTAATTCAGAAGCTAGGTTGCACAAAATGGGTGGTCAGACTAATAAGAAAAAGTTGGACTCAAATGTGAAGGCTATAAAAAGCAGAATTGATAAACTTGAGGTAAAGAATAAACCTAAAGTTTCTAAAGAAATGAACATTAAGATTCAAGATGGTATGGAGATAATTAGCAAAAATCTAGTAGAGATAAAAGATATGACTCTAAAGTTAGAAAATAAGCTCCTGTTAGATAATGTTTCCTTTAAGATAAAAAGAGGTAAAAAGATAGCATTATTAGGTGATAATGGGTGTGGAAAAAGTACTCTGATAAAAGAAATATTGGCTGATAAAAATGACAATATAAAAATAAATAACAAGGTAAAAGTAGGTTATTTTGACCAAAATCAAAGTTTATTAGATGAGAAAAAGAGTGTTCTATACAATACTAAAGTTAATAGTTCATTTGATGAATCTTTTATAAGGATAAACTTAAGCCTATTTGGGTTTAAAGGTGATGATGTCTACAAAAAAGTAAAAGTACTTAGTGGTGGAGAAAAGGTAAAAATAGCACTATGTAAAATAATATTGGAAGATAATAATTTTTTAGTATTTGATGAACCAACAAATTACTTAGATATAAAATCTATGGAAGCACTGGAAAAGGCACTGATAAATACTGATAAAACTATGCTTATAGTGTCTCATGATAGAGTATTTGTATCACATATTTGTAACTATATTATAGAGATAAAAGATGCTAAAATAAGGGAGTTTGATTGTAATTATGACGAATATATAATTAGCAGAAATAAAAAAACTCCTAGTAGAGAAAACCAAATCAAAAAAGAAAATCTTCTAGTATTAGAAAATAGACTTACAACTGTTATATCTATGTTATCTATAGAAAAAGATAATCTAAAAAAAGAATTGTATGAATCAGAATATAATGAATTACTAAAACAAATCACTAAATTAAAAAATAGCTTTTAG